In Streptomyces sp. NBC_00878, a single window of DNA contains:
- a CDS encoding response regulator transcription factor: protein MTTVLIIDDQSLQRFGFRMLLESQDDMTVLGEAGNGSEAVRMTAELHPDVVLMDIRMPGLDGIEATRRIVSSGARTRVLILTTFDLDEYAYAGLRAGASGFLIKDAQPEELLAGIRAVATGDAVVAPSLTRRLLDAYAEHLPAPDRETAPGGDPRLLSLTDREREILTVIGQGWTNAEISARLHLAESTVKTHVSRILAKTGSRDRIQAVILAYDTKLVQPS from the coding sequence GTGACCACCGTGCTCATCATCGACGACCAGTCGCTGCAGCGCTTCGGCTTCCGCATGCTCCTGGAGAGCCAGGACGACATGACGGTCCTGGGCGAGGCGGGCAACGGCAGCGAGGCCGTCCGCATGACCGCCGAACTCCACCCGGACGTGGTCCTGATGGACATCCGCATGCCCGGCCTGGACGGCATCGAGGCAACCCGCCGCATCGTCTCCTCCGGAGCCCGCACCCGCGTCCTCATCCTCACCACGTTCGACCTGGACGAGTACGCATACGCAGGCCTGCGGGCGGGCGCCTCCGGCTTCCTCATCAAGGACGCCCAGCCCGAGGAACTCCTCGCCGGCATCCGCGCGGTGGCCACGGGCGACGCGGTCGTGGCCCCGAGCCTCACCCGCCGCCTCCTCGACGCGTACGCCGAGCACCTCCCCGCACCGGACAGGGAAACGGCCCCCGGCGGGGACCCACGCCTGCTCTCCCTCACGGACCGCGAACGCGAAATCCTGACAGTCATCGGCCAGGGCTGGACGAACGCCGAGATATCCGCCCGCCTCCATCTCGCAGAATCGACGGTGAAGACCCACGTGAGCCGCATTCTCGCGAAGACGGGTTCCCGGGACCGCATCCAGGCAGTGATCCTGGCGTACGACACAAAGCTGGTACAGCCATCCTGA
- a CDS encoding sensor histidine kinase: MTHRLTQRVRAFDRLHPLLWDILLTGFFVTAAFGDFLSGGWRNIDANPDVPPTWLLTMLTLGFSVPLLWRRTRPVTVLLVMLPLALTNAWTGADLQASLTLLVVTYNIAVHTRLRTLLWSYALILVPITVDSFRYPAEQGADQTFFPQATRLAMVAIVGISYRTRQEYLASLVERARQLEVERDQQAQLATAAERARIAREMHDIIGHNLSVITSLADGGSYAAARNPERAAQALTAIGTTSRQALGELRRLLDVLRADPPGIEMAPQPSLIDLDHLIDGVRSAGLPVRTTLHGHATALPPGRQLTVYRVIQEALTNTLKHGGPDATSTVVVSYADGGAVTATVTDTGRGSTDHDATATAAGTGTGGRGLTGMRERTALYGGTLESGPLPDHGWRVHLHLPEEPPQ; encoded by the coding sequence CTGACCCACCGCCTCACCCAGCGGGTGCGCGCCTTCGACCGGCTCCACCCGCTGCTGTGGGACATCCTGCTCACGGGCTTCTTCGTGACCGCTGCCTTCGGCGACTTCCTGAGCGGCGGCTGGCGGAACATCGACGCGAACCCGGACGTCCCGCCGACCTGGCTGCTCACCATGCTGACACTGGGCTTCTCCGTCCCCCTGCTGTGGCGCCGCACCCGCCCCGTCACGGTCCTCCTGGTCATGCTGCCGCTCGCCCTGACCAACGCCTGGACCGGCGCCGACCTCCAGGCAAGCCTGACCCTGCTCGTCGTCACCTACAACATCGCGGTGCACACCCGCCTGCGTACCCTGCTCTGGTCGTACGCCCTGATCCTGGTGCCCATCACCGTGGACAGCTTCCGCTACCCCGCCGAGCAGGGCGCCGACCAGACCTTCTTCCCGCAGGCGACCCGCCTCGCCATGGTGGCCATCGTCGGCATCTCCTACCGCACCCGCCAGGAGTACCTCGCCTCCCTCGTCGAACGCGCCCGCCAACTGGAGGTCGAACGCGACCAGCAGGCCCAACTCGCCACCGCCGCCGAACGCGCCCGCATAGCCCGCGAGATGCACGACATCATCGGCCACAACCTCTCGGTCATCACCAGCCTCGCGGACGGCGGTTCGTACGCAGCCGCCAGGAACCCGGAACGGGCCGCCCAGGCCCTCACCGCCATCGGCACCACCAGCCGCCAGGCACTCGGCGAACTCCGCCGCCTCCTGGACGTACTGCGCGCCGATCCCCCAGGAATCGAGATGGCCCCCCAGCCCTCCCTCATCGACCTCGACCACCTCATCGACGGCGTACGCTCCGCCGGCCTCCCCGTCCGCACCACCCTGCACGGCCACGCCACCGCCCTCCCCCCGGGCCGCCAACTCACCGTCTACCGAGTCATCCAGGAAGCCCTGACGAACACCCTCAAACACGGCGGCCCCGACGCGACATCGACAGTCGTGGTGTCGTACGCGGACGGAGGCGCCGTAACCGCCACGGTGACCGACACCGGCCGCGGAAGCACAGACCACGACGCCACGGCCACTGCCGCCGGCACCGGTACCGGGGGCCGCGGCCTCACCGGAATGCGCGAGCGAACCGCCTTGTACGGCGGCACACTTGAGTCCGGCCCGCTCCCGGACCACGGCTGGCGCGTCCACCTTCACCTACCGGAGGAACCCCCGCAGTGA
- a CDS encoding ABC transporter permease, with protein MTTLALTPSRILRSEWHKLWTVRSTWIMLTAATAVTLVIGIGMSASYEEDVSRAERFDPVQFLLFGTQFSQIFLAVVAVLFIAGEYGTGMVRSTMVAVPRRLPVLWSKAGVVAAVTFTTTLATLTTTFTAGQLFLDGTDKELSLTAPGVFGTLLASAAGLTFLTLIGLGLGALLRSVPGGITAFIGGVTILPEVLRMFPYDAMDSAAKYFPGRAAEGLMTLQNTPDYAATGPALLALTLWTAATLGVAALLLRRRDV; from the coding sequence ATGACCACCCTCGCCCTCACCCCGTCCCGCATCCTGCGCTCCGAATGGCACAAGCTGTGGACGGTCCGCTCCACCTGGATCATGCTGACCGCCGCGACCGCCGTGACCCTCGTCATCGGCATCGGGATGAGCGCGTCGTACGAGGAGGACGTCAGCAGAGCCGAACGCTTCGACCCCGTCCAGTTCCTCCTCTTCGGCACGCAGTTCTCGCAGATCTTCCTGGCCGTCGTCGCGGTCCTGTTCATCGCGGGCGAGTACGGCACGGGGATGGTCCGCTCCACGATGGTCGCCGTACCCCGCCGACTCCCCGTGCTGTGGTCCAAGGCCGGCGTCGTCGCCGCGGTCACCTTCACGACCACGCTCGCCACGCTCACCACCACGTTCACGGCCGGTCAACTCTTCCTCGACGGCACGGACAAGGAGCTGTCGCTCACCGCCCCGGGCGTCTTCGGCACTCTCCTTGCCAGCGCGGCGGGCCTCACGTTCCTGACCCTCATCGGCCTCGGCCTGGGCGCCCTGCTCCGCTCGGTCCCCGGCGGCATCACCGCCTTCATCGGAGGCGTCACCATCCTCCCGGAGGTGCTCAGGATGTTCCCGTACGACGCCATGGACAGCGCCGCCAAGTACTTCCCCGGCAGGGCCGCCGAGGGCCTGATGACCCTCCAGAACACCCCCGACTACGCGGCCACGGGCCCCGCCCTTCTCGCCCTCACCCTGTGGACGGCCGCGACCCTGGGCGTGGCGGCACTGCTCCTCAGGCGACGGGACGTATGA
- a CDS encoding ABC transporter ATP-binding protein produces the protein MITVSELTKRYGGKTVVSDLTFTVRPGTVTGFLGPNGAGKSTTMRMILGLDAPTRGTATVGDHAYADHPAPLHEVGALLEARSVHPGRTAHHHLVALALTHGIPRSRVAHVLDLTGLTDVAGQRVKGFSLGMGQRLGIAAALLGDPATVILDEPVNGLDPEGVLWIRNLLKSLAAEGRTVFVSSHLMSEMALTAEHLIIIGKGRLLADTTVDTFVRESGAGTVKVVTPEAGLLTQLLTAPDVNVSSSTPGTLEVRGTDAEHIGRTAAAHRIPLYELTPHAASLEAAFMDLTRDSLEYAAHLEPA, from the coding sequence ATGATTACGGTCTCCGAACTGACCAAACGCTACGGCGGCAAGACAGTCGTGTCCGACCTCACCTTCACGGTCCGCCCTGGCACCGTCACCGGCTTCCTCGGCCCCAACGGCGCCGGCAAGTCCACCACCATGCGCATGATCCTCGGCCTGGACGCCCCGACGCGCGGCACCGCGACGGTCGGCGACCACGCGTACGCCGACCACCCCGCACCCCTCCACGAGGTCGGCGCACTCCTGGAGGCCCGCTCGGTCCACCCGGGCCGCACGGCCCACCACCACCTGGTCGCGCTCGCCCTCACCCACGGCATCCCCAGGAGCCGCGTGGCCCACGTCCTGGACCTCACCGGCCTGACCGATGTGGCCGGACAGCGGGTCAAGGGCTTCTCCCTCGGCATGGGCCAACGCCTCGGCATCGCGGCCGCGTTGCTCGGCGACCCGGCCACCGTGATCCTCGACGAACCAGTAAACGGCCTGGACCCCGAGGGCGTCCTGTGGATCCGCAACCTCCTCAAGTCCCTTGCCGCAGAAGGCCGTACGGTCTTCGTCTCCTCCCACCTGATGAGCGAAATGGCCCTCACCGCCGAGCACCTGATCATCATCGGCAAGGGCCGCCTGCTGGCCGACACGACAGTCGACACGTTCGTACGCGAATCGGGCGCGGGCACGGTCAAGGTGGTCACCCCGGAAGCAGGCCTGCTCACCCAACTGCTCACCGCCCCGGACGTAAACGTGTCGAGCTCCACCCCCGGCACCCTCGAAGTCCGCGGCACGGACGCCGAACACATCGGCCGCACCGCCGCCGCCCACCGCATCCCCCTCTACGAACTCACCCCGCACGCCGCCTCGTTGGAAGCGGCCTTCATGGACCTGACCCGCGACTCCCTCGAATACGCAGCCCACCTGGAGCCGGCATGA